The DNA region TTCCAGGCATCGGAGGACAAAGAGGATATGTTTCATTTGGAAAAGAGCACGCCAAAGGACGTAAAGAAGGCGATTTAAAGGAGTTTTGGCATTTTGGGCAATATGTAGGCCAAAATTCAAAATACACTTCAGAATACCCTCCTAATGTTATTGTAGATGAATTACCTCGTTTTAACTCAGTAGGAAAAGAAGCGTATCAAATGTTAGAGAAAACAGGAATCTATGTTTTAAGAGCTTTAGCTTTACATTTAGGTTTGGACGAATTCTATTTCGACGACTATGTCAAAGAAGGTAATTCTATTTTAAGGCCTATTCACTACCCACCTATTACTTCAGAACCTGAAAATGCGATTCGCGCTGCAGCGCATGGTGATATTAACCTAATTACTCTTTTAATGGGAGCACAAGGTCGAGGACTACAGGTTCAAAATCACAATGGAGAATGGATTGATGCCATTGCCGATGAGGATCAATTAGTCATCAACGTAGGTGATATGCTTTCCAGACACACT from Flavobacterium nitratireducens includes:
- a CDS encoding isopenicillin N synthase family dioxygenase, translating into MQNIPSVDLSDFLSNDPIRKEKFVNEIGSAFEDIGFVALKGHFLDQNLVQELYSEIRAFFNLPVETKRNYEIPGIGGQRGYVSFGKEHAKGRKEGDLKEFWHFGQYVGQNSKYTSEYPPNVIVDELPRFNSVGKEAYQMLEKTGIYVLRALALHLGLDEFYFDDYVKEGNSILRPIHYPPITSEPENAIRAAAHGDINLITLLMGAQGRGLQVQNHNGEWIDAIADEDQLVINVGDMLSRHTNNKLKSTIHQVVNPPRELWGTSRYSIPFFMHPVSDMPLNCLEKCIDNENPKQFEDITAGDFLYERLVDLGLIKK